A single genomic interval of Ruminococcus sp. NK3A76 harbors:
- the rpsB gene encoding 30S ribosomal protein S2, which yields MGVVSMKQLLEAGVHFGHQTRRWNPKMAPYIFTERNGIYIIDLQKTVKKLEEAYLFVREISAEGKEVLFVGTKKQAGDSIKEEALRANAHYVNARWLGGMMTNFKTIKRRIKRLEQLHAMETDGTFDLLPKKEVVKLQLEIEKLEKFMGGIKNMNDLPGALFVVDPRKEKIAVSEAKKLGIPVVAIVDTNCDPDDVDYVIPGNDDAIRAVKLIAGCMADAIIEGRQGEQEASAEEAEAAEADAE from the coding sequence ATGGGAGTAGTATCAATGAAGCAGCTTCTTGAAGCTGGTGTACACTTTGGCCACCAGACAAGAAGATGGAACCCGAAAATGGCACCTTACATCTTCACAGAGAGGAACGGTATCTACATTATCGACCTTCAGAAGACTGTAAAGAAGCTCGAAGAGGCTTATCTCTTCGTAAGAGAGATCTCTGCTGAGGGCAAGGAAGTACTTTTCGTAGGTACTAAGAAGCAGGCAGGCGATTCTATCAAGGAAGAGGCTTTAAGAGCTAATGCACACTATGTAAACGCAAGATGGCTCGGCGGTATGATGACAAACTTCAAGACCATCAAGAGAAGGATCAAGAGACTTGAGCAGCTCCACGCTATGGAGACTGACGGTACATTCGACCTCCTCCCCAAGAAGGAAGTTGTTAAGCTCCAGCTCGAGATCGAGAAGCTCGAGAAGTTCATGGGCGGTATCAAGAACATGAACGACCTCCCCGGCGCACTTTTCGTAGTTGACCCGAGGAAGGAAAAGATCGCTGTATCTGAGGCTAAGAAGCTCGGTATACCGGTAGTTGCTATCGTAGATACAAACTGTGACCCTGATGACGTTGATTACGTTATCCCCGGCAACGATGATGCTATAAGAGCTGTAAAGCTCATCGCAGGCTGCATGGCTGATGCTATCATAGAGGGCAGACAGGGCGAGCAGGAGGCTTCTGCTGAAGAGGCTGAGGCTGCTGAGGCAGACGCTGAATAA
- the tsf gene encoding translation elongation factor Ts, whose amino-acid sequence MANIGVKEIKELMTATGVGMMDCKKALVEADGDMEKAVLILREKGLATQAKKAGRVAAEGICTAVVDGNVGAVVEVNIETDFAANNEEFKAFVAAVAKTVIEKDPADVDALKATTISGGTQTVDEALQELFIKIRENMVIRRFKRFEGILVPYVHGGGSIGVMVKLESDLAADKVFEVGKNCALQVAAMNPSYLNKESVPASALDEEKKVLLAQMAEDPKMANKPEQVKIKIVEGKIGKFYSENCLLEQTFVRSDIFEGTVGKYVADAAKKLGGSIKVVEYARFERGEGVEKKEDNLADEVASMLK is encoded by the coding sequence ATGGCAAATATAGGCGTTAAGGAAATAAAAGAGCTTATGACAGCTACAGGCGTTGGCATGATGGACTGCAAGAAGGCACTCGTTGAGGCTGACGGCGATATGGAAAAGGCTGTTCTCATTCTTCGTGAGAAGGGTCTTGCTACACAGGCTAAGAAGGCAGGCAGAGTTGCTGCTGAGGGTATCTGCACAGCTGTAGTTGACGGCAATGTAGGTGCTGTTGTTGAAGTAAACATCGAGACAGACTTCGCTGCTAACAACGAGGAGTTCAAGGCTTTCGTTGCTGCAGTTGCTAAGACAGTTATAGAGAAGGATCCTGCTGATGTTGATGCTCTTAAGGCTACAACAATAAGCGGCGGCACACAGACTGTTGACGAGGCTCTCCAGGAGCTCTTCATCAAAATCAGAGAGAACATGGTTATCCGTCGTTTCAAGAGATTTGAGGGCATCCTCGTTCCTTATGTTCACGGCGGCGGCAGCATAGGCGTTATGGTAAAGCTCGAGAGCGATCTCGCTGCTGACAAGGTATTCGAGGTTGGTAAGAACTGCGCACTCCAGGTCGCAGCTATGAACCCCTCTTACCTCAACAAGGAGAGCGTTCCTGCATCTGCTCTTGACGAGGAGAAGAAGGTACTTCTTGCTCAGATGGCTGAGGATCCTAAGATGGCAAACAAGCCTGAGCAGGTAAAGATCAAGATCGTTGAGGGTAAGATCGGCAAGTTCTATTCTGAGAACTGCCTCCTTGAGCAGACATTCGTAAGATCTGACATCTTCGAGGGCACAGTTGGCAAGTATGTTGCTGACGCTGCTAAGAAGCTCGGCGGCTCTATCAAGGTAGTAGAGTATGCAAGATTTGAGCGTGGCGAGGGCGTTGAAAAGAAGGAAGACAACCTTGCTGATGAGGTTGCATCTATGCTCAAGTAA
- a CDS encoding IS256 family transposase: MARRKREPMSEGKKNIIGMLLEEYDIKSAKDIEDALKDLLGGTIQEMLESEMDEHLGYQEYERSDNPDSRNGKKTKKIRGNFGETEIEVPQDRDGSFEPKVVKKRQKDISGIEQKIIALYAKGMTTRQISETIEDIYGFEVSDGMVSDITDRLLPQIEDWQKRPLDEVYPIVFIDAVHFSVRDNGQIRKLAAYVILAVSMTGHKEVLSIHIGENESAKYWLGVLNELKNRGVKDILVICADGLTGMKEAVSAAFPQTELQRCIVHQVRNTLKYVGEKNKKELANDLKTIYHAPSEDAALEALDRVTEKWEDDYPNAMKSWYKNWDVISPIFKFSSDVRKVIYTTNAIESLNSGYRRLNKQRSVFPSDTALLKALYLATHEIAKKWTMPLRNLGKVLGELEIMYPDRIG, encoded by the coding sequence ATGGCAAGAAGAAAAAGAGAACCGATGAGCGAGGGCAAGAAGAACATAATAGGAATGCTGCTTGAGGAATACGACATCAAGTCGGCTAAGGATATTGAGGATGCCCTGAAAGACCTTCTCGGAGGAACGATCCAGGAAATGCTTGAATCCGAAATGGACGAGCATCTTGGATATCAGGAATATGAGCGTTCCGACAATCCTGACTCTCGTAATGGTAAGAAAACCAAGAAGATCCGCGGAAACTTCGGAGAAACTGAAATTGAAGTGCCGCAGGATCGTGACGGCAGTTTTGAGCCAAAGGTCGTAAAGAAACGTCAGAAGGACATCTCAGGCATTGAGCAGAAGATAATTGCTCTGTATGCCAAAGGAATGACCACACGCCAGATAAGCGAAACTATCGAAGATATCTACGGATTTGAAGTCAGCGACGGTATGGTATCAGATATCACAGACCGCCTTCTGCCACAGATAGAGGACTGGCAGAAACGTCCATTGGACGAAGTATATCCGATAGTATTCATCGATGCTGTACACTTCTCAGTGCGTGATAACGGACAGATCAGGAAGCTTGCCGCATATGTGATCCTTGCTGTCAGCATGACAGGTCACAAGGAAGTTCTTTCGATACATATCGGCGAAAACGAGAGTGCCAAGTACTGGCTCGGCGTTCTGAATGAGCTGAAAAATCGAGGCGTAAAGGATATTCTGGTCATCTGTGCAGACGGACTTACCGGCATGAAAGAAGCCGTATCAGCTGCATTTCCGCAAACTGAGCTACAGCGCTGCATCGTTCATCAGGTAAGAAATACGTTGAAATACGTTGGAGAGAAGAACAAGAAGGAGTTGGCAAATGACCTTAAAACGATCTATCATGCGCCTTCCGAGGACGCTGCTCTGGAAGCTCTCGATCGTGTTACTGAAAAATGGGAGGACGATTATCCCAACGCTATGAAGAGCTGGTACAAGAACTGGGACGTAATATCGCCGATTTTTAAGTTCTCCTCCGACGTCAGGAAGGTCATTTATACTACCAACGCAATAGAGAGTCTTAACAGCGGTTATCGCCGCTTGAATAAGCAGAGGAGTGTATTTCCGAGCGATACAGCGCTCCTGAAGGCTCTGTATCTGGCGACGCATGAGATAGCTAAGAAATGGACCATGCCGCTGCGAAACTTGGGCAAAGTTCTGGGCGAGCTTGAGATTATGTATCCCGACAGGATCGGCTGA
- the nrdD gene encoding anaerobic ribonucleoside-triphosphate reductase translates to MNIIKRNGAEETFNIDKIVNAVAKANKATEKNKLPEEEIRDIAEFVEYKCNKMNRAVSVEEIQDLVENQLMAKGAFDLARNYVRYRYNRSLVRKSNTTDNKILSLIECANEEVKQENSNKNPTVNSVQRDYMAGEVSRDLTDRILLPQDIVEAHKNGLIHFHDSDYFAQHMHNCDLVNLEDMLQNGTVISETLIEKPHSFSTACNIATQIIAQVASNQYGGQSISLTHLAPFVDISRKKIRAELLEEIKELGASPSEEKIREITEERLKKEITRGVQTIQYQVVTLLTTNGQAPFVTVYMYLNEAKDEQEKADLAMIIEETLRQRYIGVKNEAGVWVTPAFPKLIYVLEEDNIYEGSKYYYLTELAAKCTAKRMVPDYISEKVMLQLKVDKNGEGHCYTCMGCRSFLTPYVDENGKPKYYGRFNQGVVTLNLVDIALSSHKDMNRFWEIFDERLELCYRALMCRHKRLLGTLSDVAPILWQYGALARLKKGEKIDKLLFGGYSTISLGYAGLCECTVYMTGKPHTDPDATPFALEVMQHMNDACAKWKAKENIDFSLYGTPLESTTYKFAKCLQKRFGIVKGVTDRNYITNSYHVHVTEEIDAFTKLKFESQFQRLSPGGAISYVEVPNMQQNIPAVLDVMRFIYDNIMYAELNTKSDYCQVCGFDGEIVVTEDENGKLVWECPNCHNRDQNKMNVARRTCGYIGTQFWNQGRTQEIRERVLHL, encoded by the coding sequence GTGAACATCATCAAGAGAAACGGCGCAGAAGAGACATTTAATATTGATAAGATAGTTAATGCCGTTGCAAAAGCAAATAAAGCCACAGAGAAAAACAAGCTGCCTGAAGAAGAAATAAGAGACATAGCTGAATTTGTAGAGTATAAGTGCAATAAAATGAACAGAGCTGTATCCGTCGAGGAGATACAGGACCTTGTCGAGAACCAGCTCATGGCAAAGGGCGCTTTTGACCTTGCAAGAAACTATGTTAGATATCGTTATAACCGTTCACTTGTAAGAAAGTCGAACACAACTGATAATAAGATACTTTCGCTCATAGAGTGCGCAAACGAGGAGGTAAAGCAGGAGAATTCAAATAAGAATCCTACTGTTAACAGCGTGCAGCGTGACTATATGGCAGGTGAGGTGAGCAGGGATCTTACTGATCGTATTCTTCTGCCGCAGGATATTGTTGAGGCTCATAAAAACGGCCTTATCCATTTCCATGATTCAGATTATTTTGCACAGCATATGCATAACTGTGACCTTGTTAATCTCGAAGATATGCTCCAGAACGGCACTGTTATCAGCGAGACGCTTATCGAGAAGCCCCACAGCTTCTCTACAGCCTGCAATATCGCCACACAGATAATCGCACAGGTCGCATCAAATCAGTATGGCGGCCAGAGCATAAGCCTTACACACCTTGCTCCGTTTGTTGATATAAGCCGTAAGAAGATCAGAGCAGAGCTGCTCGAGGAGATAAAGGAGCTCGGTGCTTCTCCTTCTGAGGAAAAGATCAGAGAGATCACAGAGGAGCGCCTTAAGAAAGAGATCACAAGGGGAGTACAAACTATACAGTATCAGGTTGTTACACTCCTTACAACTAACGGTCAGGCTCCTTTCGTTACGGTATATATGTATCTTAACGAAGCTAAGGACGAGCAGGAGAAGGCTGACCTCGCAATGATAATCGAGGAGACCTTAAGACAGAGATATATAGGCGTAAAGAACGAAGCCGGCGTGTGGGTAACACCTGCATTCCCAAAGCTCATATATGTTCTTGAAGAAGATAATATTTATGAGGGTAGCAAGTATTATTACTTGACAGAACTTGCAGCTAAATGCACAGCTAAGAGAATGGTTCCTGACTATATCTCAGAAAAGGTAATGCTCCAGCTTAAGGTCGATAAGAACGGTGAAGGCCATTGCTATACCTGCATGGGCTGCCGCTCCTTCCTTACACCTTATGTAGATGAGAATGGCAAACCTAAGTATTACGGCAGATTCAACCAGGGCGTTGTAACACTCAACCTTGTTGATATAGCACTTTCCTCACATAAGGATATGAACAGGTTCTGGGAGATATTTGACGAAAGACTCGAGCTCTGCTATCGTGCTCTGATGTGCAGACACAAGAGACTGCTCGGCACCCTCTCAGATGTAGCACCTATACTCTGGCAGTACGGTGCTCTTGCAAGACTTAAGAAGGGTGAGAAGATAGATAAGCTCCTTTTCGGCGGCTATTCTACAATATCTCTCGGATATGCCGGCCTTTGCGAGTGTACTGTCTATATGACAGGCAAACCGCATACTGACCCTGATGCAACACCTTTTGCTCTTGAAGTTATGCAGCATATGAACGATGCCTGCGCAAAGTGGAAGGCTAAAGAGAATATTGACTTCTCGCTTTATGGCACACCGCTTGAGAGCACGACATATAAATTTGCTAAGTGCCTCCAGAAGCGTTTCGGCATAGTAAAGGGCGTTACTGACAGGAATTATATCACAAACTCCTACCATGTACACGTTACCGAGGAGATAGATGCATTTACCAAGCTCAAATTTGAGTCACAGTTCCAGCGTCTTTCACCCGGCGGCGCTATCAGCTACGTTGAGGTTCCTAATATGCAGCAGAATATCCCCGCTGTACTCGATGTAATGAGATTTATATATGACAATATCATGTATGCAGAGCTCAACACCAAGAGCGACTACTGTCAAGTATGTGGCTTTGACGGCGAGATAGTCGTTACGGAAGACGAAAACGGCAAGCTCGTTTGGGAATGCCCCAACTGTCACAATAGAGACCAGAATAAGATGAACGTTGCAAGGCGTACCTGCGGCTACATCGGCACACAGTTCTGGAATCAGGGCAGAACACAGGAGATAAGAGAAAGAGTACTGCATCTTTAA